One window of Centropristis striata isolate RG_2023a ecotype Rhode Island chromosome 23, C.striata_1.0, whole genome shotgun sequence genomic DNA carries:
- the nsmaf gene encoding protein FAN — protein MAFLRTKERTKERFSLLLLDLEEYYFEQHTAYHVTTASKNNRKVRGSFKVCSRSIIFDPEDFAEPILKIPLRDCKKIEFVERESNPFNEPRPSAINISCVQVIYIKESNVIAPYRNERGPQKVTFQLEGWSKTEDVVQTLLQLHRASCLEKLGDQTAMIAANLQSRLARSSFDKNCFESVCEKPHMECAVEMVLPLVSNPGHVCITDESLYFQPLNGYPDQVIQIKLHRVRRIYKRRHGLRPLGLEVFCTENDFCSDIYLKFYNTADRDEIYYYIATFLENHVTEHTAESYMLQWQRGHLSNYQYLLHLNNLADRSCNDLSQYPVFPWVLADYTSAQLDMTNAATFRDLSKPVGALNKERLDRLLARYRGMPEPRFMYGSHYSSPGYVLFYLVRVAPEHMLCLQNGRYDHADRMFNSLGDTWKNCLEGATDFKELIPEFYGSDCSFLENKQNLGLGRRQNGSLVGDVVLPPWASDASEFLQKHKTALESQYVSEHLHEWIDLVFGFKQRGGEAVAAHNVFHPLTYEGGIDCDSIEDPDQRIAMLTQILEFGQTPKQLFTTPHPQRITPRFHNITRSSSSSSPISELSPASQGEDSSFEDLTEESRKLAWANMGNMKPISSHKIHKEAVTGIAVTRDGAAIFSTSQDSTLKMFSKELKDFQRSMSFSNMALSSCLMLADGKTVVCSSWDNNVYFYSVPYGRRQDTLMGHDDAVSEMCWFDDQLYTASWDSTVKVWQCVPDGSSKRSQFELLAELEHEAGVNTIGLNPAGTLLVSGCKDGTVTIWDTSSYATLQQIHCHTGTIHHMAFSPDSRHVLSVGTDSCMKVIDVQTGMVISSVKAEEEQRCFCWDGSSVLCGGHSGDLLLWDLLTNTVTQRIPAHSGAVTAMWMSELCSTVITGGEDRQIILWKLQS, from the exons ATTTTCTCTCCTCTTGCTGGATTTGGAGGAATATTATTTTGAACAGCACACAGCTTACCATGTGACGACCGCTTCAAAAAATAACAG GAAAGTCCGAGGCTCGTTCAAAGTCTGCTCCAGATCCATCATATTTGATCCAGAGGATTTTGCAGAGCCAATTTTAAAG ATTCCTCTTCGAGACTGTAAGAAGATCGAGtttgtggagagagagagcaatcCTTTCAATGA GCCGAGGCCGTCTGCCATCAATATTTCATGTGTGCAG GTTATTTACATCAAAGAAAGCAACGTCATAGCACCTTACAGGAATGAAAGG GGACCACAGAAAGTGACTTTTCAACTGGAAGGTTGGAGCAAAACAGAAGATGTCGTCCAAACGTTACTTCAG CTCCACAGAGCGTCCTGTCTGGAGAAGCTTGGAGACCAGACTGCCATG attgcAGCCAATTTACAATCACGACTGGCGAGGTCGTCTTTTGACAAAAACTG ctttgagagtgtgtgtgagaagccTCACATGGAGTGTGCGGTGGAGATGGTCCTGCCTCTGGTGTCCAACCCGGGACACGTCTGCATAACGGATGAAAGCCTGTACTTCCAGCCGCTCAATGGATATCCG GATCAGGTGATTCAAATCAAACTTCACAGAGTGAGGAGAATCTACAAAAGACGGCATGGACTCAGACCTCTG GGTCTGGAGGTGTTCTGTACTGAGAATGATTTCTGCTCTGACATCTACCTGAAGTTCTACAACACGGCTGACAGAGATGAAATCTACTACTACATCGCTACTTTCCTGG AGAACCACGTGACGGAGCACACAGCAGAGAGCTACATGCTGCAGTGGCAGCGCGGCCATCTGAGCAACTACCAGTATCTGCTCCACCTCAACAACCTGGCTGACCGCAGCTGCAACGACCTCTCCCAGTATCCGGTTTTCCCCTGGGTCCTCGCTGACTACACCAGCGCTCAGCTAG ATATGACTAATGCTGCCACATTCAGGGACCTGAGCAAACCTGTGGGAGCCTTGAACAAAGAGCGACTAGACCGACTGCTG GCTCGCTACAGAGGCATGCCTGAACCTCGCTTCATGTACGGCAGCCACTACTCCTCTCCAGGCTACGTCCTCTTCTACCTGGTCAGAGTCG CTCCAGAGCACATGCTGTGTCTCCAGAACGGCCGCTACGACCACGCAGACCGTATGTTTAATAG CTTAGGTGACACATGGAAAAACTGCTTAGAGGGAGCAACTGACTTCAAAGAG TTAATTCCAGAGTTTTATGGGAGCGACTGCAGCTTCCTGGAGAACAAACAGAACCTGGGTTTGGGCCGACGGCAGAACGGAAGTTTAGTCGGAGACGTTGTTCTCCCACCGTGGGCCTCAG ATGCCAGTGAATTTCTTCAGAAGCACAAGACCGCGCTGGAGAGTCAGTATGTGTCGGAGCACCTCCATGAGTGGATCGACCTGGTGTTTGGCTTCAAACAGAGAGGCGGAGAAGCCGTCGCAGCTCATAACG TGTTTCACCCACTGACCTATGAGGGAGGCATCGACTGTGACAG CATCGAGGACCCTGACCAGAGGATCGCCATGCTGACTCAGATCCTGGAGTTCGGCCAGACGCCCAAACAGCTGTTCACCACGCCGCACCCTCAGAGGATCACGCCACGGTTCCACAACATCACCaggagctccagcagcagctctccaATCAGTGAGCTGTCTCCAG CCTCTCAGGGTGAGGACTCGTCCTTCGAGGACCTGACTGAGGAGAGCCGGAAGTTGGCCTGGGCAAACATGGGAAATATGAAACCCATTTCCAGCCACAAGATCCATAAAGA GGCTGTGACGGGCATCGCTGTGACTCGAGACGGAGCAGCTATTTTCTCCACATCCCAAG ACTCAACACTTAAAATGTTTTCCAAAGAGCTGAAGGACTTCCAGAGGAGCATGTCCTTCTCTAACATG GCGTTATCATCATGTTTGATGCTGGCAGATGGGAAAACGGTGGTGTGTTCTTCCTGGGACAATAATGT TTATTTCTACTCCGTCCCATACGGCCGGCGGCAGGACACTCTGATGGGCCACGATGATGCCGTCAGCGAGATGTGTTGGTTTGATGACCAGTTGTACACAGCGTCCTGGGATTCCACTGTCAAG GTGTGGCAGTGTGTTCCTGACGGCTCCTCCAAGAGATCACAGTTTGAGTTACTGGCTGAGTTGGAACATGAAGCTGGG GTGAACACCATAGGTCTGAATCCAGCAGGGACGCTGTTAGTGTCCGGCTGTAAAGACGGGACGGTCACCATCTGGGACACCAGTAGCTACGCAACACTGCAGCAGATCCACTGCCACACTGGAACCATCCACCACATGGCCTTTAGTCCTG ACAGCAGACACGTCCTCAGCGTTGGAACAGACTCCTGTATGAAGGTTATTGACGTCCAGACGGGGATGGTGATCTCATCTGTGAAAGCTGAGGAGGAACAGAG GTGCTTCTGCTGGGATGGGAGCTCTGTCCTGTGTGGGGGACATTCTGGGGACCTCCTGCTGTGGGACCTGCTCACCAACACTGTCACCCAAAGGATCCCTGCACACTCAG gTGCCGTCACAGCCATGTGGATGAGTGAGCTGTGCTCCACAGTGATCACCGGCGGAGAGGACCGGCAGATCATCCTCTGGAAGCTGCAGAGTTAA